The Magnolia sinica isolate HGM2019 chromosome 9, MsV1, whole genome shotgun sequence genome contains a region encoding:
- the LOC131254888 gene encoding uncharacterized protein LOC131254888: protein MKAESTMQRILPCFINWELWKARNSVTLDNVNPSLPKIIAQIYWWSKCVSSHGSGAHSSPTSPGIQAPSYNQDPSNANGRPQPPNVAHLQSNRPARSPLSYAGVEVVRWSQPRAGWVKINVDGSALGNPRLSGGAGVCRGERGNFIFAFVAGYDHGSNVHVELRAFHDGLLLCLSTGLRKIIVESDSRLIINFIFEKASLGWKWRAWLCRINALIPGAHVE from the coding sequence ATGAAAGCGGAATCAACTATGCAAAGAATATTACCATGCTTCATCAATTGGGAACTTTGGAAGGCAAGAAACTCGGTGACGTTAGACAATGTGAACCCCTCTCTCCCTAAGATTATTGCTCAGATCTACTGGTGGTCCAAATGCGTTTCAAGCCATGGCTCAGGTGCTCACTCTTCCCCAACTTCTCCCGGGATTCAAGCTCCCTCGTACAACCAAGATCCTTCTAATGCAAACGGCAGGCCTCAACCACCAAACGTGGCCCATCTGCAGAGCAACCGGCCTGCTCGCTCTCCTCTCTCCTATGCTGGCGTCGAGGTTGTGAGATGGTCTCAGCCAAGGGCTGGATGGGTGAAGATTAATGTCGATGGCTCGGCCCTTGGCAACCCGAGGTTATCTGGAGGAGCGGGTGTTTGTCGTGGGGAGAGAGGTAATTTCATTTTTGCGTTTGTGGCTGGATACGACCATGGCTCTAATGTCCATGTAGAACTCAGGGCCTTCCACGATGGGTTGCTCTTATGTCTGTCTACAGGTTTGAGGAAGATAATTGTAGAATCTGACTCCCGACTTATCATCAACTTCATTTTCGAGAAGGCATCTCTGGGATGGAAGTGGCGAGCCTGGCTCTGCAGGATTAACGCCCTCATCCCAGGTGCCCATGTGGAGTGA